In Myxococcales bacterium, a single window of DNA contains:
- a CDS encoding serine/threonine protein kinase produces the protein MEFPGFRVLGVLGHGGMGKVYLASSEKQPGFTKLLVIKALKEDLRDETALTAMFVQEARIAARLNHANVVQTYEVGTADGLPYLTMEFLEGQSLYSAAKRLGAKFPLALQARIFADVLCGLHYAHELADFDGRPLGIVHRDVSPHNVFLTYDGAVKVLDFGIAKVASAPSQTSSGMMKGKIGYMAPEQALGGSVDRRADVFSVGVMMWEALAGRRLVEPGTHEVAALAARLADEIPNLREAAPEAPAELVAIATKALAYDPRERFATAEEMQLALEEYLRSASNPQPRDVGRVLREVFEGEHQKLKKTIAAQLSQPNGAMPFSTPASPGTPTPEGDDREDSPSAVARDHSANRANRRGAFIVTVAVTFTVAASAAATFFLAKGVSDTAREAAPAIPPASASAPPASAPAPSAVAPPSAAAPPPASAETPKAPATVRIALVVEPPSAALLLDGAPIAAGELVRPLDATTRHSLTASAPGRRSTTREVLFDRDQTVAIELADRRTPGPRPRGSSTPITTATAASSAPAFEEGVKRTPRDIDTRIPF, from the coding sequence ATGGAGTTTCCGGGCTTCCGTGTCCTCGGCGTCCTTGGTCATGGCGGCATGGGCAAGGTCTACCTGGCGTCCTCCGAGAAGCAGCCGGGCTTCACGAAGCTGCTCGTGATCAAGGCGCTCAAGGAGGACCTGCGCGACGAGACCGCGCTCACCGCGATGTTCGTGCAGGAGGCGCGCATCGCGGCGCGGCTGAACCACGCGAACGTCGTCCAAACTTACGAGGTCGGAACCGCCGACGGACTGCCTTACCTGACGATGGAGTTTCTTGAGGGCCAGTCCCTCTACAGCGCCGCGAAGCGCCTCGGCGCAAAGTTCCCCCTCGCGCTGCAAGCGCGCATCTTCGCGGACGTCCTGTGCGGGCTTCACTACGCCCACGAGCTGGCCGACTTCGACGGGCGCCCGCTCGGCATCGTTCATCGCGACGTGAGCCCCCACAACGTGTTTTTGACCTACGACGGCGCCGTGAAGGTCCTGGACTTCGGCATCGCCAAGGTCGCAAGCGCGCCGAGCCAGACCAGCTCCGGCATGATGAAGGGCAAGATCGGCTACATGGCCCCGGAGCAGGCGCTCGGCGGCAGCGTCGACCGCCGCGCCGACGTGTTCTCGGTCGGCGTCATGATGTGGGAGGCGCTCGCGGGGCGGCGCCTCGTCGAGCCGGGCACCCACGAGGTGGCGGCGCTGGCGGCGCGGCTCGCGGACGAGATCCCCAACCTCCGAGAGGCGGCGCCGGAGGCGCCGGCGGAGCTCGTCGCCATCGCCACGAAGGCGCTCGCGTACGACCCCCGAGAGCGATTCGCCACGGCGGAAGAGATGCAGCTCGCCCTCGAAGAATACTTGCGCTCCGCAAGCAATCCTCAGCCACGCGACGTGGGTCGCGTGCTTCGCGAGGTCTTTGAGGGTGAGCACCAGAAGCTCAAGAAGACCATCGCGGCGCAGCTGTCCCAGCCCAACGGCGCGATGCCGTTCTCGACGCCCGCGAGCCCCGGCACGCCGACGCCCGAGGGCGACGACCGCGAGGACTCACCGTCCGCCGTCGCCCGCGATCACTCGGCCAACCGCGCCAACCGGCGCGGCGCCTTCATCGTGACGGTCGCCGTGACGTTCACGGTCGCCGCGAGCGCGGCGGCCACGTTCTTCCTGGCCAAGGGCGTCAGCGACACGGCCCGTGAGGCGGCCCCGGCGATTCCACCGGCTTCGGCGAGCGCCCCGCCCGCAAGTGCGCCGGCGCCTTCCGCGGTTGCGCCACCGTCCGCCGCTGCACCACCTCCCGCGTCGGCCGAGACGCCGAAGGCTCCGGCGACGGTCCGCATTGCCCTCGTCGTCGAACCACCGAGCGCCGCGCTCCTGCTCGACGGGGCGCCCATCGCCGCCGGCGAGCTCGTGCGCCCCCTCGACGCCACGACGCGCCACTCACTTACGGCGAGCGCGCCCGGTCGCCGAAGCACGACCCGCGAGGTGCTCTTTGATCGCGACCAGACCGTCGCCATCGAGCTCGCGGACCGGCGCACGCCGGGACCACGTCCCCGCGGGTCCTCTACCCCCATCACGACGGCGACCGCCGCGAGCAGCGCCCCCGCGTTCGAAGAGGGCGTGAAGCGAACGCCGCGAGACATCGACACCAGGATCCCGTTCTGA
- a CDS encoding protein kinase, translated as MPFSSTVEVSSVPPQSSDVVITDPQPVLVADRYELMREAGRGGMCVVHEARHRYTGRLVAVKRLLPAFARKAEMRARLIQEAVALGLVRHPGVVDILDAGESGGGPYIVMEMLAGRTVEGLLAARGALPLADALAIGKRAASAVAAVHDAGIIHRDIKPGNLVVLQCPETHKKRLKLIDFGIARLPESAVVGERLSRASTVLGTPEYLPLELLTASGLVTPAADVYALGVTLYECLTGVVPFAGSYGEVLRQAAMTEARPVRDLRPEVPRGVEDVVMRALARDPGARFEDAGEFRDALQEASEQVTSTPPPLPSRDGSPRRHARVPYMTPVRVRFEQGLLEGRSEDLSESGLLVLMPIPLPEGTEVHVRFALPITGEIAVCRGVVRWVKPREARTSAVGLELLDIPARMKAIIADYVRAGE; from the coding sequence GTGCCGTTCTCATCCACAGTGGAAGTCTCGAGCGTGCCGCCCCAGTCGTCCGACGTGGTGATCACCGACCCGCAGCCGGTCCTCGTCGCGGACCGCTATGAGCTGATGCGTGAAGCGGGGCGCGGCGGCATGTGTGTCGTCCATGAGGCGCGCCATCGTTACACGGGGCGGCTCGTCGCGGTAAAACGACTCTTGCCCGCCTTCGCACGCAAAGCGGAGATGCGCGCGCGCCTCATCCAAGAGGCCGTCGCGCTGGGGCTCGTTCGGCACCCGGGCGTCGTCGACATTTTGGACGCCGGCGAGAGCGGCGGTGGACCCTACATCGTGATGGAGATGCTCGCGGGCCGCACCGTAGAAGGACTCTTGGCGGCCCGCGGCGCGCTGCCGCTCGCCGACGCGCTCGCCATCGGAAAGCGCGCAGCGTCGGCTGTCGCGGCGGTGCACGACGCAGGCATCATTCACCGCGACATCAAGCCCGGCAACTTGGTGGTCCTTCAGTGCCCCGAGACGCACAAGAAGCGCCTCAAGCTCATCGACTTTGGCATCGCACGCCTTCCCGAGTCAGCGGTCGTCGGCGAGCGCCTCTCGCGTGCCTCTACGGTGCTCGGCACGCCGGAGTACTTGCCGCTCGAGCTCCTGACCGCGTCGGGGCTCGTCACGCCGGCAGCCGATGTCTATGCGCTCGGTGTGACGCTCTACGAGTGCCTGACGGGCGTCGTGCCCTTCGCCGGCTCTTACGGCGAGGTCCTCCGCCAGGCGGCGATGACGGAAGCGCGGCCGGTGCGCGACCTGCGTCCCGAAGTGCCGCGCGGCGTCGAGGACGTGGTCATGAGGGCGCTCGCGCGAGACCCGGGCGCGCGCTTCGAGGACGCCGGCGAGTTCCGCGACGCGCTCCAAGAGGCCTCCGAACAGGTCACCTCGACGCCGCCGCCGCTTCCCAGTCGCGACGGCTCGCCGCGGCGCCACGCCCGCGTCCCCTACATGACGCCGGTGCGCGTGCGCTTCGAGCAGGGGTTGCTCGAGGGCCGCAGCGAGGATCTCTCCGAGTCAGGGCTGCTGGTGCTGATGCCCATTCCGCTGCCCGAGGGCACGGAGGTCCATGTTCGCTTCGCCCTGCCGATCACCGGGGAGATCGCCGTTTGCCGCGGCGTGGTCCGATGGGTGAAGCCGCGCGAGGCGCGCACGTCGGCCGTCGGCCTGGAGCTCCTCGACATCCCGGCGCGCATGAAGGCGATCATCGCCGACTACGTGCGCGCCGGCGAGTGA
- a CDS encoding glycosyltransferase family 2 protein: MGTSIGLSMIVKNEAHVVERCLRSVKPFLSYWLIVDTGSSDQTMNVIRHAMDGVPGEVVSRPWRDFAANRTEALELSREHSEYLLVIDADDTLDVPPSFVMPALTADAYMLRVAYGATTYFRAHLLKASLPWRYEGVVHEAVACDAPHQQVVLKGPVYRIGGGGARSRDPERFAKDAEVLSEALAREPANTRYAFYLAQSWRDADMPVEALAAYERRALMGGWDEEITVALLQAALLREKLGHARDLVWAAFLKAFRSCPTRAEALTELARYCRLGGDYALARVFAQSASEIPRPHDGLFLDESVYAWRALDELAVAAFYEGCHDVAAALGRRLLTEGRLPPEERARVSKNYELLPEAVRAAAEGR, from the coding sequence ATGGGGACGTCGATCGGCTTGTCGATGATCGTGAAGAACGAGGCGCACGTCGTCGAGCGATGCCTTCGCTCCGTCAAGCCGTTCCTCTCGTACTGGCTCATTGTTGATACTGGTTCAAGCGACCAGACAATGAACGTCATCCGGCACGCAATGGACGGCGTGCCAGGCGAGGTGGTCTCGCGCCCGTGGCGCGATTTCGCAGCGAACCGCACCGAGGCCCTCGAGCTCTCGCGCGAGCACAGCGAATACCTCCTCGTCATCGACGCCGACGACACGCTCGACGTGCCTCCTTCGTTCGTGATGCCCGCCCTCACTGCCGACGCGTACATGCTTCGTGTCGCGTATGGAGCCACGACCTACTTTCGCGCGCATCTTCTCAAGGCGTCGCTGCCGTGGCGCTACGAAGGCGTCGTGCACGAGGCCGTCGCCTGCGACGCGCCCCATCAACAAGTCGTGTTGAAAGGCCCCGTCTACCGCATCGGCGGCGGCGGCGCGCGGTCGCGTGATCCGGAGCGCTTCGCGAAAGACGCCGAGGTGCTCTCGGAAGCCCTGGCTCGCGAGCCGGCAAACACGCGCTACGCGTTCTACCTCGCGCAGAGCTGGCGCGACGCGGACATGCCCGTGGAGGCCCTCGCAGCCTACGAACGGCGGGCGCTCATGGGCGGATGGGACGAGGAGATCACCGTCGCGCTCCTTCAGGCGGCGCTCCTCAGGGAGAAGCTGGGGCATGCGCGTGATCTCGTGTGGGCGGCCTTCCTCAAGGCGTTCCGCTCATGCCCGACGCGAGCGGAGGCGCTCACTGAGCTCGCGCGCTACTGCCGCCTCGGCGGCGACTACGCGCTCGCGCGGGTGTTCGCGCAGTCGGCGTCGGAGATCCCGCGACCACACGACGGTCTCTTTCTCGACGAGTCGGTGTACGCCTGGCGCGCGTTGGATGAGCTGGCGGTCGCCGCGTTCTACGAAGGGTGCCACGACGTGGCCGCGGCGCTCGGGCGACGCCTCCTGACGGAGGGCCGCCTGCCGCCAGAGGAGCGCGCTCGCGTGAGCAAGAACTACGAGCTCTTGCCCGAGGCGGTGCGCGCCGCCGCGGAGGGCAGGTAA